In Sinorhizobium numidicum, the following proteins share a genomic window:
- a CDS encoding transporter substrate-binding domain-containing protein has translation MIRTYLAAAAMVACSLTSGVAFAADGALAEIQKAGVIKIGTTGDYKPFSYKGADGMLTGADIAMAKDLAANLGVKPEFVTTTWKTMLDDFKSGKFDIALGGITVNAARAEVGDFSVPNVTDGKRPIARCEDKNKYTTLDAIDEPPVRVIVNPGGTNDKFAHEHFDEASIEVFPDNKVIFDQIAAGKADVMVTDGVEVDLQSKLHPGVLCPVTVKAPFTHFQNAYLLRKDPALKAAVDAFMRKELNSGGWKAKLDAAMQ, from the coding sequence ATGATACGAACCTACCTTGCGGCGGCCGCCATGGTGGCTTGCAGTCTGACATCGGGTGTGGCCTTCGCCGCGGATGGAGCTCTGGCAGAGATCCAGAAGGCCGGCGTGATCAAGATCGGCACGACCGGCGATTACAAGCCCTTCAGCTACAAGGGCGCGGATGGCATGCTCACGGGCGCCGACATCGCGATGGCGAAGGATCTGGCTGCCAATCTCGGCGTCAAACCGGAGTTTGTGACCACTACCTGGAAAACGATGCTGGACGATTTCAAGTCTGGCAAGTTCGACATCGCCCTCGGCGGCATCACCGTGAACGCCGCGCGCGCCGAGGTGGGTGACTTCTCCGTGCCCAATGTGACCGACGGTAAGCGGCCGATTGCCCGCTGCGAGGACAAGAACAAATACACCACTCTAGATGCGATCGATGAGCCCCCGGTGCGGGTGATCGTCAATCCAGGCGGGACCAACGACAAATTTGCTCATGAGCACTTCGACGAGGCATCAATCGAAGTTTTCCCAGATAACAAAGTCATCTTCGACCAGATTGCCGCAGGCAAGGCCGACGTGATGGTGACCGACGGGGTGGAGGTTGATCTGCAATCGAAGCTGCATCCTGGCGTATTATGCCCGGTTACGGTCAAAGCGCCGTTTACGCATTTCCAGAATGCCTATCTGCTGCGTAAGGATCCCGCCTTGAAAGCGGCTGTGGATGCTTTCATGCGCAAGGAACTAAACAGCGGCGGCTGGAAAGCGAAGCTCGACGCCGCGATGCAGTGA